In Aedes albopictus strain Foshan chromosome 3, AalbF5, whole genome shotgun sequence, the following are encoded in one genomic region:
- the LOC134291840 gene encoding uncharacterized protein LOC134291840 isoform X2, which produces MGAPNPLVTVEPFLPASRSHPGPVYECGEGVFQPVLAGNSSCTSFGPSTTTCPEIISNDRIIPPSSSQPSSAVVLTPGCTPASLMGAPNPLVTVEPFLPAIRSHPGPVYECGEGVFQPVLAGNSSCTGFGPRTTTCPEIISNDRIIPPSSSQPSSAVVSTPGCTPASLMGAPNPLVTVEPLLPAIRSHPGPVYECGEGVFQPVLAGKYISDEHPSLLVTRTPFGSSFCTSFGPSTTTCPEIISNDRIIPPSSSQPSSAVVSTPGCTPASLMGAPNPLVTVEPFLPAIRSHPGPVYECGEGVFQPVLAGKYISDEHTSLPVTRTPFGSSSCTGFGPRTTTCPEIISNDRIIPPSSSQPSSAVVSTPGCTPASLMEAPNLLVTVEPFLPATRSHPGPVYECGEGVFQAPFTGEYTCNPSNCLSVPVVPYSRISNTPSNTTVTNPVFNDTLLIYYQNAGGMNCDVTKYYLATSDGCYDVVVLTETWLDPRTTSSSVFGPDYEVFRCDRSPRNSRKLTGGGVLIAVKKTRRVTNIQNDLWGSVEQVWVRIQLSNRSIFLCGIYFPPDRIRDESLIDTHNLSIMSVVETASATDEIIVIGDFNLPGISWRSSCNGFLYPDVEHSSIHNGASKLLDCYSTATLRQINQVTNENNRCLDLCFVSAQEEAPVIIEAPLPLVKDVNHHKALVITLHDHQISLAQSISSVFYDFRKADHQSIIEYLAAIDWNDVLDERDVDIAARTLSHILGHIVDRHVPKKIRANNDHPWISRDLRRMKTTKRAALTRYSKYRTFSLREHYTRLNSAYKVASRLCFNRYQRKIQQNLKSKPQEFWRFVNEKRKESGLPTTMTLDEKVASTPDTICQLFAEKFSSIFCNETLPAAIIAEAANNVPLVEDTWANFVVDATMICDAAARLKTSTKPGPDGIPSDFLKKHIESLLIPILHVFNLSLSNGVFPSIWKTSTMFPVYKKGDRQNVTIGVFRVYARSPNCLN; this is translated from the exons ATGGGAGCCCCTAATCCCCTCGTCACAGTCGAGCCCTTCCTGCCAGCGTCCCGCAGCCATCCTGGTCCTGTGTACGAGTGTGGAGAGGGGGTCTTCCAACCCGTCCTCGCAGGCAA TTCTTCTTGCACTAGTTTTGGACCCAGCACAACAACGTGTCCCGAGATCATTTCAAACGACCGCATAATACCTCCATCTTCAAGCCAGCCATCTTCTGCAGTGGTTTTAACCCCGGGATGCACGCCTGCAAGCCTCATGGGAGCCCCTAATCCCCTCGTCACAGTCGAGCCCTTCCTGCCAGCGATCCGCAGCCATCCCGGTCCTGTGTACGAGTGTGGAGAAGGGGTCTTCCAACCCGTCCTCGCAGGCAA TTCATCTTGCACTGGTTTTGGACCTAGAACAACAACGTGTCCCGAGATCATTTCAAACGACCGCATCATACCTCCATCTTCAAGCCAGCCATCTTCTGCAGTGGTTTCAACCCCGGGATGCACGCCTGCAAGCCTTATGGGAGCCCCTAATCCCCTCGTCACAGTCGAGCCCCTCCTGCCAGCGATCCGCAGCCATCCCGGTCCTGTGTACGAGTGTGGAGAGGGGGTCTTCCAACCCGTCCTCGCAGGCAAGTACATTTCCGATGAACATCCTTCCCTTCTGGTAACTCGCACCCCTTTTGGCAGTTCTTTTTGCACTAGTTTTGGACCCAGCACAACAACGTGTCCCGAGATCATTTCAAACGACCGCATAATACCTCCATCTTCAAGCCAGCCATCTTCTGCAGTGGTTTCAACCCCGGGATGCACGCCTGCAAGCCTCATGGGAGCCCCTAATCCCCTCGTCACAGTCGAGCCCTTCCTGCCAGCGATCCGCAGCCATCCCGGTCCTGTGTACGAGTGTGGAGAAGGGGTCTTCCAACCCGTCCTCGCAGGCAAGTACATTTCCGATGAACATACTTCCCTTCCGGTAACTCGCACCCCTTTTGGCAGTTCATCTTGCACTGGTTTTGGACCTAGAACAACAACGTGTCCCGAGATCATTTCAAACGACCGCATCATACCTCCATCTTCAAGCCAGCCATCTTCTGCAGTGGTTTCAACCCCGGGATGCACGCCTGCAAGCCTTATGGAAGCCCCTAATCTCCTCGTCACAGTCGAGCCCTTCCTGCCAGCGACCCGCAGCCATCCCGGTCCTGTGTACGAGTGTGGAGAAGGGGTCTTCCAAGCTCCGTTTACAGGCGAGTACACTTGTAATCCCAGCAACTGTCTCTCTGTGCCCGTTGTTCCATATTCCAGAATTTCAAACACGCCATCGAATACCACGGTTACAAATCCGGTGTTTAATGATACCTTGCTGATTTATTATCAGAACGCTGGAGGAATGAACTGCGACGTTACCAAATACTACCTAGCAACATCCGACGGCTGCTACGATGTTGTAGTACTGACCGAAACCTGGCTTGATCCCCGAACGACATCCAGTTCGGTTTTCGGTCCCGATTACGAAGTATTTCGCTGCGACCGGAGCCCCAGAAACAGCCGCAAACTAACAGGTGGTGGTGTCCTCATAGCTGTGAAGAAGACACGCAGGgtcaccaatatccaaaacgaccTATGGGGAAGCGTCGAGCAAGTGTGGGTGCGTATCCAGCTGTCAAACCGCTCTATCTTCCTTTGCGGAATCTACTTCCCGCCAGATCGTATACGTGATGAATCATTGATCGATACGCATAACCTGTCTATTATGTCAGTTGTCGAAACTGCCTCAGCTACGGATGAAATCATCGTCATTGGGGACTTCAACCTACCTGGAATTTCATGGCGGTCGTCCTGCAATGGGTTTCTCTATCCCGACGTCGAACACTCCTCTATACACAACGGTGCTTCCAAACTCCTCGATTGTTACAGTACCGCTACGCTAAGACAGATTAATCAAGTGACTAATGAAAACAACCGCTGTTTGGATTTATGTTTCGTTAGCGCTCAAGAAGAAGCTCCAGTTATTATCGAGGCTCCGTTACCTTTGGTCAAAGATGTCAATCACCACAAAGCGTTAGTTATCACACTCCATGATCACCAGATTAGCTTGGCGCAATCGATCAGTTCGGTTTTTTACGATTTTCGTAAAGCCGACCATCAGAGCATTATCGAATACCTGGCAGCTATTGACTGGAACGATGTTCTCGATGAACGTGACGTGGACATTGCAGCGCGGACTCTCTCGCACATTCTGGGACATATCGTCGATAGGCATGTGCCTAAAAAGATTCGCGCCAACAATGACCATCCATGGATATCTCGCGATCTGCGCAGGATGAAGACAACGAAACGAGCAGCACTTACGCGTTATTCGAAATACCGGACCTTCTCTCTCCGTGAGCACTATACCAGACTGAACTCGGCGTACAAGGTCGCTAGTCGTCTGTGTTTTAATCGATATCagcgcaaaattcagcaaaatctgAAGTCCAAACCGCAGGAGTTTTGGAGGTTCGTGAATGAAAAGAGGAAAGAATCTGGTCTTCCTACGACGATGACTTTGGACGAAAAGGTGGCATCCACACCAGACACTATTTGCCAGCTTTTTGCAGAAAAGTTCTCCAGCATTTTCTGCAATGAAACTCTTCCGGCAGCGATTATTGCTGAGGCAGCAAATAATGTTCCTTTGGTAGAGGACACTTGGGCCAACTTTGTTGTCGATGCGACAATGATTTGCGATGCGGCTGCGCGGTTAAAAACATCCACGAAACCCGggccggatggaattccttctgattttctgaaaaagCACATTGAAAGTTTGCTGATTCCCATACTGCACGTGTTTAATCTCTCGTTGTCCAATGGAGTGTTCCCATCAATTTGGAAAACGTCTACGATGTTCCCTgtgtacaagaaaggcgaccggcAAAATGTCACTATCGGGGTATTTCGTGTCTATGCGCGATCTCCAAACTGTTTGAATTAG
- the LOC134291840 gene encoding uncharacterized protein LOC134291840 isoform X3 → MGAPNPLVTVEPFLPASRSHPGPVYECGEGVFQPVLAGKYISDEHPSLLVTRTPFGSSSCTSFGPSTTTCPEIISNDRIIPPSSSQPSSAVVLTPGCTPASLMGAPNPLVTVEPFLPAIRSHPGPVYECGEGVFQPVLAGNSSCTGFGPRTTTCPEIISNDRIIPPSSSQPSSAVVSTPGCTPASLMGAPNPLVTVEPLLPAIRSHPGPVYECGEGVFQPVLAGKYISDEHPSLLVTRTPFGSSFCTSFGPSTTTCPEIISNDRIIPPSSSQPSSAVVSTPGCTPASLMGAPNPLVTVEPFLPAIRSHPGPVYECGEGVFQPVLAGNSSCTGFGPRTTTCPEIISNDRIIPPSSSQPSSAVVSTPGCTPASLMEAPNLLVTVEPFLPATRSHPGPVYECGEGVFQAPFTGEYTCNPSNCLSVPVVPYSRISNTPSNTTVTNPVFNDTLLIYYQNAGGMNCDVTKYYLATSDGCYDVVVLTETWLDPRTTSSSVFGPDYEVFRCDRSPRNSRKLTGGGVLIAVKKTRRVTNIQNDLWGSVEQVWVRIQLSNRSIFLCGIYFPPDRIRDESLIDTHNLSIMSVVETASATDEIIVIGDFNLPGISWRSSCNGFLYPDVEHSSIHNGASKLLDCYSTATLRQINQVTNENNRCLDLCFVSAQEEAPVIIEAPLPLVKDVNHHKALVITLHDHQISLAQSISSVFYDFRKADHQSIIEYLAAIDWNDVLDERDVDIAARTLSHILGHIVDRHVPKKIRANNDHPWISRDLRRMKTTKRAALTRYSKYRTFSLREHYTRLNSAYKVASRLCFNRYQRKIQQNLKSKPQEFWRFVNEKRKESGLPTTMTLDEKVASTPDTICQLFAEKFSSIFCNETLPAAIIAEAANNVPLVEDTWANFVVDATMICDAAARLKTSTKPGPDGIPSDFLKKHIESLLIPILHVFNLSLSNGVFPSIWKTSTMFPVYKKGDRQNVTIGVFRVYARSPNCLN, encoded by the exons ATGGGAGCCCCTAATCCCCTCGTCACAGTCGAGCCCTTCCTGCCAGCGTCCCGCAGCCATCCTGGTCCTGTGTACGAGTGTGGAGAGGGGGTCTTCCAACCCGTCCTCGCAGGCAAGTACATTTCCGATGAACATCCTTCCCTTCTGGTAACTCGCACCCCTTTTGGCAGTTCTTCTTGCACTAGTTTTGGACCCAGCACAACAACGTGTCCCGAGATCATTTCAAACGACCGCATAATACCTCCATCTTCAAGCCAGCCATCTTCTGCAGTGGTTTTAACCCCGGGATGCACGCCTGCAAGCCTCATGGGAGCCCCTAATCCCCTCGTCACAGTCGAGCCCTTCCTGCCAGCGATCCGCAGCCATCCCGGTCCTGTGTACGAGTGTGGAGAAGGGGTCTTCCAACCCGTCCTCGCAGGCAA TTCATCTTGCACTGGTTTTGGACCTAGAACAACAACGTGTCCCGAGATCATTTCAAACGACCGCATCATACCTCCATCTTCAAGCCAGCCATCTTCTGCAGTGGTTTCAACCCCGGGATGCACGCCTGCAAGCCTTATGGGAGCCCCTAATCCCCTCGTCACAGTCGAGCCCCTCCTGCCAGCGATCCGCAGCCATCCCGGTCCTGTGTACGAGTGTGGAGAGGGGGTCTTCCAACCCGTCCTCGCAGGCAAGTACATTTCCGATGAACATCCTTCCCTTCTGGTAACTCGCACCCCTTTTGGCAGTTCTTTTTGCACTAGTTTTGGACCCAGCACAACAACGTGTCCCGAGATCATTTCAAACGACCGCATAATACCTCCATCTTCAAGCCAGCCATCTTCTGCAGTGGTTTCAACCCCGGGATGCACGCCTGCAAGCCTCATGGGAGCCCCTAATCCCCTCGTCACAGTCGAGCCCTTCCTGCCAGCGATCCGCAGCCATCCCGGTCCTGTGTACGAGTGTGGAGAAGGGGTCTTCCAACCCGTCCTCGCAGGCAA TTCATCTTGCACTGGTTTTGGACCTAGAACAACAACGTGTCCCGAGATCATTTCAAACGACCGCATCATACCTCCATCTTCAAGCCAGCCATCTTCTGCAGTGGTTTCAACCCCGGGATGCACGCCTGCAAGCCTTATGGAAGCCCCTAATCTCCTCGTCACAGTCGAGCCCTTCCTGCCAGCGACCCGCAGCCATCCCGGTCCTGTGTACGAGTGTGGAGAAGGGGTCTTCCAAGCTCCGTTTACAGGCGAGTACACTTGTAATCCCAGCAACTGTCTCTCTGTGCCCGTTGTTCCATATTCCAGAATTTCAAACACGCCATCGAATACCACGGTTACAAATCCGGTGTTTAATGATACCTTGCTGATTTATTATCAGAACGCTGGAGGAATGAACTGCGACGTTACCAAATACTACCTAGCAACATCCGACGGCTGCTACGATGTTGTAGTACTGACCGAAACCTGGCTTGATCCCCGAACGACATCCAGTTCGGTTTTCGGTCCCGATTACGAAGTATTTCGCTGCGACCGGAGCCCCAGAAACAGCCGCAAACTAACAGGTGGTGGTGTCCTCATAGCTGTGAAGAAGACACGCAGGgtcaccaatatccaaaacgaccTATGGGGAAGCGTCGAGCAAGTGTGGGTGCGTATCCAGCTGTCAAACCGCTCTATCTTCCTTTGCGGAATCTACTTCCCGCCAGATCGTATACGTGATGAATCATTGATCGATACGCATAACCTGTCTATTATGTCAGTTGTCGAAACTGCCTCAGCTACGGATGAAATCATCGTCATTGGGGACTTCAACCTACCTGGAATTTCATGGCGGTCGTCCTGCAATGGGTTTCTCTATCCCGACGTCGAACACTCCTCTATACACAACGGTGCTTCCAAACTCCTCGATTGTTACAGTACCGCTACGCTAAGACAGATTAATCAAGTGACTAATGAAAACAACCGCTGTTTGGATTTATGTTTCGTTAGCGCTCAAGAAGAAGCTCCAGTTATTATCGAGGCTCCGTTACCTTTGGTCAAAGATGTCAATCACCACAAAGCGTTAGTTATCACACTCCATGATCACCAGATTAGCTTGGCGCAATCGATCAGTTCGGTTTTTTACGATTTTCGTAAAGCCGACCATCAGAGCATTATCGAATACCTGGCAGCTATTGACTGGAACGATGTTCTCGATGAACGTGACGTGGACATTGCAGCGCGGACTCTCTCGCACATTCTGGGACATATCGTCGATAGGCATGTGCCTAAAAAGATTCGCGCCAACAATGACCATCCATGGATATCTCGCGATCTGCGCAGGATGAAGACAACGAAACGAGCAGCACTTACGCGTTATTCGAAATACCGGACCTTCTCTCTCCGTGAGCACTATACCAGACTGAACTCGGCGTACAAGGTCGCTAGTCGTCTGTGTTTTAATCGATATCagcgcaaaattcagcaaaatctgAAGTCCAAACCGCAGGAGTTTTGGAGGTTCGTGAATGAAAAGAGGAAAGAATCTGGTCTTCCTACGACGATGACTTTGGACGAAAAGGTGGCATCCACACCAGACACTATTTGCCAGCTTTTTGCAGAAAAGTTCTCCAGCATTTTCTGCAATGAAACTCTTCCGGCAGCGATTATTGCTGAGGCAGCAAATAATGTTCCTTTGGTAGAGGACACTTGGGCCAACTTTGTTGTCGATGCGACAATGATTTGCGATGCGGCTGCGCGGTTAAAAACATCCACGAAACCCGggccggatggaattccttctgattttctgaaaaagCACATTGAAAGTTTGCTGATTCCCATACTGCACGTGTTTAATCTCTCGTTGTCCAATGGAGTGTTCCCATCAATTTGGAAAACGTCTACGATGTTCCCTgtgtacaagaaaggcgaccggcAAAATGTCACTATCGGGGTATTTCGTGTCTATGCGCGATCTCCAAACTGTTTGAATTAG
- the LOC134291840 gene encoding uncharacterized protein LOC134291840 isoform X1, which yields MGAPNPLVTVEPFLPASRSHPGPVYECGEGVFQPVLAGKYISDEHPSLLVTRTPFGSSSCTSFGPSTTTCPEIISNDRIIPPSSSQPSSAVVLTPGCTPASLMGAPNPLVTVEPFLPAIRSHPGPVYECGEGVFQPVLAGNSSCTGFGPRTTTCPEIISNDRIIPPSSSQPSSAVVSTPGCTPASLMGAPNPLVTVEPLLPAIRSHPGPVYECGEGVFQPVLAGKYISDEHPSLLVTRTPFGSSFCTSFGPSTTTCPEIISNDRIIPPSSSQPSSAVVSTPGCTPASLMGAPNPLVTVEPFLPAIRSHPGPVYECGEGVFQPVLAGKYISDEHTSLPVTRTPFGSSSCTGFGPRTTTCPEIISNDRIIPPSSSQPSSAVVSTPGCTPASLMEAPNLLVTVEPFLPATRSHPGPVYECGEGVFQAPFTGEYTCNPSNCLSVPVVPYSRISNTPSNTTVTNPVFNDTLLIYYQNAGGMNCDVTKYYLATSDGCYDVVVLTETWLDPRTTSSSVFGPDYEVFRCDRSPRNSRKLTGGGVLIAVKKTRRVTNIQNDLWGSVEQVWVRIQLSNRSIFLCGIYFPPDRIRDESLIDTHNLSIMSVVETASATDEIIVIGDFNLPGISWRSSCNGFLYPDVEHSSIHNGASKLLDCYSTATLRQINQVTNENNRCLDLCFVSAQEEAPVIIEAPLPLVKDVNHHKALVITLHDHQISLAQSISSVFYDFRKADHQSIIEYLAAIDWNDVLDERDVDIAARTLSHILGHIVDRHVPKKIRANNDHPWISRDLRRMKTTKRAALTRYSKYRTFSLREHYTRLNSAYKVASRLCFNRYQRKIQQNLKSKPQEFWRFVNEKRKESGLPTTMTLDEKVASTPDTICQLFAEKFSSIFCNETLPAAIIAEAANNVPLVEDTWANFVVDATMICDAAARLKTSTKPGPDGIPSDFLKKHIESLLIPILHVFNLSLSNGVFPSIWKTSTMFPVYKKGDRQNVTIGVFRVYARSPNCLN from the exons ATGGGAGCCCCTAATCCCCTCGTCACAGTCGAGCCCTTCCTGCCAGCGTCCCGCAGCCATCCTGGTCCTGTGTACGAGTGTGGAGAGGGGGTCTTCCAACCCGTCCTCGCAGGCAAGTACATTTCCGATGAACATCCTTCCCTTCTGGTAACTCGCACCCCTTTTGGCAGTTCTTCTTGCACTAGTTTTGGACCCAGCACAACAACGTGTCCCGAGATCATTTCAAACGACCGCATAATACCTCCATCTTCAAGCCAGCCATCTTCTGCAGTGGTTTTAACCCCGGGATGCACGCCTGCAAGCCTCATGGGAGCCCCTAATCCCCTCGTCACAGTCGAGCCCTTCCTGCCAGCGATCCGCAGCCATCCCGGTCCTGTGTACGAGTGTGGAGAAGGGGTCTTCCAACCCGTCCTCGCAGGCAA TTCATCTTGCACTGGTTTTGGACCTAGAACAACAACGTGTCCCGAGATCATTTCAAACGACCGCATCATACCTCCATCTTCAAGCCAGCCATCTTCTGCAGTGGTTTCAACCCCGGGATGCACGCCTGCAAGCCTTATGGGAGCCCCTAATCCCCTCGTCACAGTCGAGCCCCTCCTGCCAGCGATCCGCAGCCATCCCGGTCCTGTGTACGAGTGTGGAGAGGGGGTCTTCCAACCCGTCCTCGCAGGCAAGTACATTTCCGATGAACATCCTTCCCTTCTGGTAACTCGCACCCCTTTTGGCAGTTCTTTTTGCACTAGTTTTGGACCCAGCACAACAACGTGTCCCGAGATCATTTCAAACGACCGCATAATACCTCCATCTTCAAGCCAGCCATCTTCTGCAGTGGTTTCAACCCCGGGATGCACGCCTGCAAGCCTCATGGGAGCCCCTAATCCCCTCGTCACAGTCGAGCCCTTCCTGCCAGCGATCCGCAGCCATCCCGGTCCTGTGTACGAGTGTGGAGAAGGGGTCTTCCAACCCGTCCTCGCAGGCAAGTACATTTCCGATGAACATACTTCCCTTCCGGTAACTCGCACCCCTTTTGGCAGTTCATCTTGCACTGGTTTTGGACCTAGAACAACAACGTGTCCCGAGATCATTTCAAACGACCGCATCATACCTCCATCTTCAAGCCAGCCATCTTCTGCAGTGGTTTCAACCCCGGGATGCACGCCTGCAAGCCTTATGGAAGCCCCTAATCTCCTCGTCACAGTCGAGCCCTTCCTGCCAGCGACCCGCAGCCATCCCGGTCCTGTGTACGAGTGTGGAGAAGGGGTCTTCCAAGCTCCGTTTACAGGCGAGTACACTTGTAATCCCAGCAACTGTCTCTCTGTGCCCGTTGTTCCATATTCCAGAATTTCAAACACGCCATCGAATACCACGGTTACAAATCCGGTGTTTAATGATACCTTGCTGATTTATTATCAGAACGCTGGAGGAATGAACTGCGACGTTACCAAATACTACCTAGCAACATCCGACGGCTGCTACGATGTTGTAGTACTGACCGAAACCTGGCTTGATCCCCGAACGACATCCAGTTCGGTTTTCGGTCCCGATTACGAAGTATTTCGCTGCGACCGGAGCCCCAGAAACAGCCGCAAACTAACAGGTGGTGGTGTCCTCATAGCTGTGAAGAAGACACGCAGGgtcaccaatatccaaaacgaccTATGGGGAAGCGTCGAGCAAGTGTGGGTGCGTATCCAGCTGTCAAACCGCTCTATCTTCCTTTGCGGAATCTACTTCCCGCCAGATCGTATACGTGATGAATCATTGATCGATACGCATAACCTGTCTATTATGTCAGTTGTCGAAACTGCCTCAGCTACGGATGAAATCATCGTCATTGGGGACTTCAACCTACCTGGAATTTCATGGCGGTCGTCCTGCAATGGGTTTCTCTATCCCGACGTCGAACACTCCTCTATACACAACGGTGCTTCCAAACTCCTCGATTGTTACAGTACCGCTACGCTAAGACAGATTAATCAAGTGACTAATGAAAACAACCGCTGTTTGGATTTATGTTTCGTTAGCGCTCAAGAAGAAGCTCCAGTTATTATCGAGGCTCCGTTACCTTTGGTCAAAGATGTCAATCACCACAAAGCGTTAGTTATCACACTCCATGATCACCAGATTAGCTTGGCGCAATCGATCAGTTCGGTTTTTTACGATTTTCGTAAAGCCGACCATCAGAGCATTATCGAATACCTGGCAGCTATTGACTGGAACGATGTTCTCGATGAACGTGACGTGGACATTGCAGCGCGGACTCTCTCGCACATTCTGGGACATATCGTCGATAGGCATGTGCCTAAAAAGATTCGCGCCAACAATGACCATCCATGGATATCTCGCGATCTGCGCAGGATGAAGACAACGAAACGAGCAGCACTTACGCGTTATTCGAAATACCGGACCTTCTCTCTCCGTGAGCACTATACCAGACTGAACTCGGCGTACAAGGTCGCTAGTCGTCTGTGTTTTAATCGATATCagcgcaaaattcagcaaaatctgAAGTCCAAACCGCAGGAGTTTTGGAGGTTCGTGAATGAAAAGAGGAAAGAATCTGGTCTTCCTACGACGATGACTTTGGACGAAAAGGTGGCATCCACACCAGACACTATTTGCCAGCTTTTTGCAGAAAAGTTCTCCAGCATTTTCTGCAATGAAACTCTTCCGGCAGCGATTATTGCTGAGGCAGCAAATAATGTTCCTTTGGTAGAGGACACTTGGGCCAACTTTGTTGTCGATGCGACAATGATTTGCGATGCGGCTGCGCGGTTAAAAACATCCACGAAACCCGggccggatggaattccttctgattttctgaaaaagCACATTGAAAGTTTGCTGATTCCCATACTGCACGTGTTTAATCTCTCGTTGTCCAATGGAGTGTTCCCATCAATTTGGAAAACGTCTACGATGTTCCCTgtgtacaagaaaggcgaccggcAAAATGTCACTATCGGGGTATTTCGTGTCTATGCGCGATCTCCAAACTGTTTGAATTAG